The region TTTATGGGGAAGCCGATTTGGCTGTGCCCAGGAAGGGGACGTGCCGACGCTCGGTAAGAACGCGTTGGCTTCGTTGATGTGGATTATTGCAGGACTCGTATTCTTTCTGCCAAAACGAAAAGTCACACTCGAAGTCGTGCCTCTCGATCGCGACTCGCTTCCGATGGAAAGTAAGTCGGCACTCAATCGTCACTTGGAATCGTTTTACAACGCCGATGGTGGAGAGACGGCCAGGTACGTTCCATACAGTCATCTCTTTGGACCTAGCGACTTTGATTTTGACGCAGTGAAGACGCAAGTCGACGTCGACGTAAGCGAAATCCCTGACCAGGTAATCCGTGATGTCTACGAAATCCTCGAACATCGCCTCGATCGGCCGTTGGACGAGAATGAGAAATCTCCAGGAACCACTCTCGATCTGATCGGCCTGGATAGTCTCGAGCGGATGGATCTAGCCCTGGAATTGGAACGCCATTTTGGATTTCGTAGTGACCATGTTCCTGCGAGCATCGGCGAGCTTTGTCTTTTGGCCGCCGGTAAGGCATCTGTCGATGAAAAGCCGCTGGAGGTTCCCGAGAACTGGGACGATACACGCAAAGCCGATTCCGACCATCCCGAGGTCTTGGCCGAAACGGTCGCCGAAGCATTCGTTCGCCGGGCATTAAAAAGTGCGAACAATCCAGCAGTGGCAGATCAGCTTTCTGGCTGCTTGAATTATCGCAAACTGCTCATCGGCGCAACGCTGCTGTCTAAGCGGATTTCCAAGCTGGAAGGAGATTCGGTCGGTATTATGCTGCCTGCTTCCGTCGCCGCAGACTCGGCGTTGTTAGCGTCTTTGATCGCGGGCAAGCTGCCTGTCATGCTCAACTGGACAACAGGACCGGCCGGGCTCAAGCATGCCACGAAGAAGCTGGAAGTCAAACGCGTAATCACATCGCGACGCTTTCTCGATCGTCTTGGCGTCGAGCTGGAAGGTGTCGAAATGTTCTATCTCGAAGACGTTCGAGAAGAGATTTCGACCTTCGAAAAACTCAAGACACTTGCTGCCACCTACATTGCTCCCAACGCATTCTTGAAAGGATTACCTCAGCCGAACGTGGATGACCCCGCCGTTGTGCTTTTTACGTCCGGCTCGGAAAGCCTGCCCAAAGCAGTGCCACTCTCGCATCGAAATTTGATTGCTAACATCCGTGGCGGAATCGACCACATGGATTTCCACCGCAGCGATACACTGCTAGGGTTCCTGCCTCCGTTTCATAGCTTCGGCTTAACGGCGACTGCGTTGATGCCGCTGTTAACTGGAATTCGTGTCGTACATCACGCCGATCCGACAGACTCACGAATGTTGGCACGCGTCATTGCGGCCTATAAGCCAACGCTCATGTTCGCGACGCCTACGTTCCTGCAGTACATCGTCAGCAGCAGTGAACCTGGCGAGTTGGAATCGTTGCGATTGGTCCTTGTCGGAGCAGAAAAATGCCCGACTGCCTTGTACGAGCAGACCATGAAAATCTTACCTGACTTGGCATTGCTGGAAGGGTACGGTATTACCGAATGCAGTCCGGTTGTCTCTGGTAATCGACCTGGTCGAAATAAGCCTGGAACTATTGGCCTGCCGATCGGTTGCGTGGATACGTTGGTCGTACACCCTGAGTCGTTCGAACCGTTGCCCCAAGGGGAAACAGGCCTACTGCTGATTCGAGGCGATTCGGTGTTCAGTGGATACTACAAGCATGACAAACCGCAACCATTTATCGAGGTGAACAGTCACCAGTGGTACAACTCGGGCGATCTTGTCGCCAAGGATAAAGATGGTTTCATACAGTTTCGCGGACGCATGAAACGCTTCCTCAAGATCGGTGGCGAAATGGTCAGCTTGCCGGCCTTGGAATCTCCGTTGGCCGAAAAATTTCCGGCCGACGAGGAGGGCCCTAAAGTCGCTGTCGAAGGAATCGAGCAGGAAGGAGGCCGCTGCATCGTGCTGTTTACTACGCAGGAAATAACACTGCGGGAAGCAAACGAAACTTTAAAATCGGCTGGCTTCCAAGGTATTATGCGTCTCGATGAAGTTCGTCAGGTCGAAGCGATCCCTGTCCTTGGTACCGGCAAAACCAACTACCGCGAGCTTCGCAACTGGATTCAAGATTCGAGCGAAGTCACTTCGAAACCTTGAGACGATGACGTCCGATTACCTCACCAAGCGGATCGACTCCTGTTCGCCACGAATCGATCCGACGAGCAGTCGCTGATCGTCACCAGAGCGTTCCAACGTTCCTGCGACTTCCACTTTGTCTCCCGGTTGAAAACTCATTTCGTACCCAATGTGATACGAAACCAGTGGCAAGCCTTCGCTGGTTTCATACTGGACCGGAAAGAGGAGACTGTCGTCGCAATTGCCGATTTCTAATTCTCTCCGCTGCGATTCGACCGGCTGGAACGGTTCGCGTCGTTCGGAACTCCACAGCACCTCTTCGTCGGTCAATGCTCCGCGAATGCTAAAGCGTGTTCCTCGAAAATAGCCTTGGTTCGCTTTCCGCTTAAGCATCGTCTCGAACGTGGCATCGTCGACATCGGGAGGTCTTTGAACGAACGAGGGATCGATCGGTTCAAGATCGTCAAACTGGAAGAGCTCCTTCGATTTCAATTGAAAATCGCTTATTACCTCGCTGCCGTAAAGAACTAAGTCGATATCAGACTGAGGATTGCCTTCGCCCCAAAGAAGTGAATCGGTAATTCCGACTTCAAACGGTGGAATGCGACAACACTCGGCCAGTACGTCGATCAGTTCGAGGGCAATGCGATGACGTGGAGCAAGTTCTTCAGTTGAATTCAATAACTGTCGTGTACGCTGCAACGGTTTCAGGTGTTTTTCAATTTGGTCCAGCGGCACGACAATTTTCTCTTTGACGTAGGCTGGATAGTGGTCGCGTAAGTAATGGGTGGCATCCCGATAGCTATCGATCCACTTACCTTCTTTCGTATATTTGAGCCCGGCGGTCACGTGGCCACCCTCGTGTTGATCTCCCAGAACATTGAAGATCAGGCCGTCCTTCGTCAGCAGGTAGTCCTTGTCGCGGAACA is a window of Bremerella sp. TYQ1 DNA encoding:
- a CDS encoding AMP-binding protein, which encodes MGKWIQSLLYFCLRRLLHRRYQVEVKGLEKLEALDGPILVWPNHPAYVDPPIVLSHLRFGKSLRPLVFTDTYRSWLFYPIMKIIDAYEVPNLQSHSRDAHAKTTELIDQVAGELKQGQNFLIYPSGRLQRQGYEVVGGTRIAYELLERVENVNVVLVRTRGLWGSRFGCAQEGDVPTLGKNALASLMWIIAGLVFFLPKRKVTLEVVPLDRDSLPMESKSALNRHLESFYNADGGETARYVPYSHLFGPSDFDFDAVKTQVDVDVSEIPDQVIRDVYEILEHRLDRPLDENEKSPGTTLDLIGLDSLERMDLALELERHFGFRSDHVPASIGELCLLAAGKASVDEKPLEVPENWDDTRKADSDHPEVLAETVAEAFVRRALKSANNPAVADQLSGCLNYRKLLIGATLLSKRISKLEGDSVGIMLPASVAADSALLASLIAGKLPVMLNWTTGPAGLKHATKKLEVKRVITSRRFLDRLGVELEGVEMFYLEDVREEISTFEKLKTLAATYIAPNAFLKGLPQPNVDDPAVVLFTSGSESLPKAVPLSHRNLIANIRGGIDHMDFHRSDTLLGFLPPFHSFGLTATALMPLLTGIRVVHHADPTDSRMLARVIAAYKPTLMFATPTFLQYIVSSSEPGELESLRLVLVGAEKCPTALYEQTMKILPDLALLEGYGITECSPVVSGNRPGRNKPGTIGLPIGCVDTLVVHPESFEPLPQGETGLLLIRGDSVFSGYYKHDKPQPFIEVNSHQWYNSGDLVAKDKDGFIQFRGRMKRFLKIGGEMVSLPALESPLAEKFPADEEGPKVAVEGIEQEGGRCIVLFTTQEITLREANETLKSAGFQGIMRLDEVRQVEAIPVLGTGKTNYRELRNWIQDSSEVTSKP